The Nitrosospira multiformis ATCC 25196 region TGGGGGGTATTACCCCCGCCTCCGCAATAAATGCTGTACAGGGTTTCCATAATCCTGACCACATCAGGATTCGCAAGGCTGTAAATGATGTACTTGCCCTTACGCTCGGTCGCGACGAGGCCTTCCTCGCGCAGTACGGTCAGCTGCTGGGAAAGGGTGGGCTGACGGATTCCCAGATCTTTTTCCAGTTCGCCAACGCTGCTGGGACCATTGATCAGCTGGCACAGGATGAGAAGCCGGTCTTCATTCGCCAATATCTTGAGCATGGTGCAGGCGGCTAACGCGGCAGCGCGCAT contains the following coding sequences:
- a CDS encoding ArsR/SmtB family transcription factor, with translation MNKVHDFPDMISMRAAALAACTMLKILANEDRLLILCQLINGPSSVGELEKDLGIRQPTLSQQLTVLREEGLVATERKGKYIIYSLANPDVVRIMETLYSIYCGGGGNTPHKS